The Methanoregula sp. region GTTCGGCTATCAGCGCGAAGACATCATTGGCAATACCGCACTTGGCATTGGTTTGTGGGTCAACCCCAGTGAACGCGCCATCATGGTGGCGCAGGCCAATCAGACCGGCATCATCAATCGCATGGAGACCCATTTTCGTACCAAGGATGGCAAAGTTCTGATCTGCGCGCTGTCGGGGCGACCGCTCAATATCAATGATCAGGATCTGTATATCCTGACGCCGGTCGACATCACTCGCCAGCGCCAGGCCGAGCGTGAAATCCTGGAAATCAATGCCCAGCTTGAGTCACGCGTACTGTCGCGTACCACCAAACTGGAGGAAGCCAACAGGGAACTCAATGCCGCGCTGGACACCC contains the following coding sequences:
- a CDS encoding PAS domain S-box protein — encoded protein: METSRYKFASVFEHAPMPLTLVRKSGEFVDVNESWLHQFGYQREDIIGNTALGIGLWVNPSERAIMVAQANQTGIINRMETHFRTKDGKVLICALSGRPLNINDQDLYILTPVDITRQRQAEREILEINAQLESRVLSRTTKLEEANRELNAALDTLSLAQGELVRAEKMAALGSLVAGIAHEINTPVGVIVTGASVL